A genomic region of Chelmon rostratus isolate fCheRos1 chromosome 8, fCheRos1.pri, whole genome shotgun sequence contains the following coding sequences:
- the fdps gene encoding farnesyl pyrophosphate synthase isoform X2: MGDTICNGEHSKRALLSDPQLFEAKFEELVTELAERDVQDPALADALSRLREVLVYNSPGGKRNRGLSVVGSLRELLPASQLTQDMVQRALLVGWCIELLQAFFLVADDIMDASVTRRGQPCWYKKDGIGLDAINDSFLLEGSIYRLLRRHCRDQPYYIHLLELFTETSFQTELGQALDLMTAPPGQIDLNRFTMERYKAIVKYKTAYYSFYLPVASAMYIAGIVSEEEHNNAKRILLEMGEFFQIQDDYLDCYGDPAVTGKIGTDIQDNKCSWLVVTALEIMTPEQRAKLEACYGRHDDASVEKVKALYNTLQMPALYHKYEDESYQRLQKLIASHAQNLPHSVFLNFAEKIYKRIK; this comes from the exons ATG GGAGACACCATTTGCAATGGGGAGCACAGCAAACGGGCGTTGCTATCAGACCCTCAGCTGTTTGAAGCCAAGTTTGAGGAGCTGGTGACGGAGCTTGCAGAGAGGGACGTCCAGGATCCTGCGCTGGCCGATGCTCTGAGCAGGTTGAGAGAG GTTTTGGTGTACAATTCCCCTGGAGGCAAGAGGAACCGAGGCCTGTCTGTGGTTGGCTCATTGAGGGAGCTTCTTCCAGCCAGTCAGCTCACACAGGACATGGTGCAGCGGGCTCTGTTGGTTGGCTGGTGCATTGAGTTG CTTCAGGCGTTTTTCCTCGTGGCGGATGATATCATGGATGCATCTGTAACTCGGAGAGGACAGCCTTGCTGGTACAAGAAG gaTGGAATAGGCCTGGACGCCATCAATGATTCATTTCTCTTGGAAGGGTCAATCTACAGACTGCTTCGCAGACATTGCAGGGATCAGCCCTACTACATCCACCTACTGGAGCTATTTACTGAG ACATCTTTCCAGACAGAGCTCGGCCAAGCCCTGGACCTCATGACAGCTCCCCCTGGTCAGATTGACCTCAACAGATTCACCATGGAGAG GTATAAAGCTATTGTGAAATACAAGACCGCCTATTACTCCTTTTACCTCCCAGTGGCGTCTGCAATGTACATC GCAGGAATTGTGAGCGAAGAGGAGCACAACAATGCCAAACGCATCTTGCTTGAGATGGGAGAGTTCTTTCAAATACAG gaTGACTACTTAGACTGTTATGGGGACCCTGCTGTGACAGGGAAGATTGGTACAGACATCCAGGATAACAAATGCAGCTGGTTGGTGGTGACTGCCCTGGAAATCATGACTCCTGAACAGAGAGCAAAACTGGAG gcATGTTACGGGCGCCACGATGATGCCAGTGTGGAAAAGGTCAAAGCACTGTACAACACCCTGCAAATGCCAGCGCTGTACCACAAATATGAAGATGAGAGCTACCAACGGCTACAGAAACTCATCGCGAGTCACGCTCAGAACCTTCCTCACTCAGTCTTCCTCAACTTTGCCGAGAAAATCTACAAGAGGATCAAGTGA
- the fdps gene encoding farnesyl pyrophosphate synthase isoform X1 produces MTRMLSRIINASTRIRTMWLVVSPLKLKNPSIQLCASSFQGDTICNGEHSKRALLSDPQLFEAKFEELVTELAERDVQDPALADALSRLREVLVYNSPGGKRNRGLSVVGSLRELLPASQLTQDMVQRALLVGWCIELLQAFFLVADDIMDASVTRRGQPCWYKKDGIGLDAINDSFLLEGSIYRLLRRHCRDQPYYIHLLELFTETSFQTELGQALDLMTAPPGQIDLNRFTMERYKAIVKYKTAYYSFYLPVASAMYIAGIVSEEEHNNAKRILLEMGEFFQIQDDYLDCYGDPAVTGKIGTDIQDNKCSWLVVTALEIMTPEQRAKLEACYGRHDDASVEKVKALYNTLQMPALYHKYEDESYQRLQKLIASHAQNLPHSVFLNFAEKIYKRIK; encoded by the exons ATGACACGTATGCTGAGTCGGATCATTAATGCCTCTACAAGAATACGGACCATGTGGCTGGTGGTCTCCCCGCTTAAGCTAAAAAATCCATCGATTCAGCTGTGCGCTTCGTCTTTCCAGGGAGACACCATTTGCAATGGGGAGCACAGCAAACGGGCGTTGCTATCAGACCCTCAGCTGTTTGAAGCCAAGTTTGAGGAGCTGGTGACGGAGCTTGCAGAGAGGGACGTCCAGGATCCTGCGCTGGCCGATGCTCTGAGCAGGTTGAGAGAG GTTTTGGTGTACAATTCCCCTGGAGGCAAGAGGAACCGAGGCCTGTCTGTGGTTGGCTCATTGAGGGAGCTTCTTCCAGCCAGTCAGCTCACACAGGACATGGTGCAGCGGGCTCTGTTGGTTGGCTGGTGCATTGAGTTG CTTCAGGCGTTTTTCCTCGTGGCGGATGATATCATGGATGCATCTGTAACTCGGAGAGGACAGCCTTGCTGGTACAAGAAG gaTGGAATAGGCCTGGACGCCATCAATGATTCATTTCTCTTGGAAGGGTCAATCTACAGACTGCTTCGCAGACATTGCAGGGATCAGCCCTACTACATCCACCTACTGGAGCTATTTACTGAG ACATCTTTCCAGACAGAGCTCGGCCAAGCCCTGGACCTCATGACAGCTCCCCCTGGTCAGATTGACCTCAACAGATTCACCATGGAGAG GTATAAAGCTATTGTGAAATACAAGACCGCCTATTACTCCTTTTACCTCCCAGTGGCGTCTGCAATGTACATC GCAGGAATTGTGAGCGAAGAGGAGCACAACAATGCCAAACGCATCTTGCTTGAGATGGGAGAGTTCTTTCAAATACAG gaTGACTACTTAGACTGTTATGGGGACCCTGCTGTGACAGGGAAGATTGGTACAGACATCCAGGATAACAAATGCAGCTGGTTGGTGGTGACTGCCCTGGAAATCATGACTCCTGAACAGAGAGCAAAACTGGAG gcATGTTACGGGCGCCACGATGATGCCAGTGTGGAAAAGGTCAAAGCACTGTACAACACCCTGCAAATGCCAGCGCTGTACCACAAATATGAAGATGAGAGCTACCAACGGCTACAGAAACTCATCGCGAGTCACGCTCAGAACCTTCCTCACTCAGTCTTCCTCAACTTTGCCGAGAAAATCTACAAGAGGATCAAGTGA
- the rusc1 gene encoding RUN and SH3 domain-containing protein 1 isoform X1 — protein MLAGLTQAELLKLSPELSVCVGGLEDEGDGDSAILSRSSESHEFRLRERGEEEREYDTKLMARDGKFDGDRRVDVAEDGKKKEESKDTQRTTSFTEMARRRKRNSGLTSDSYYSTAFSNTHATKAKNMSFESIRYPAGLPDSPPPPPPPRPLPPIPPSLPPVKVSTLPANSAQPERFDWLIAFTPDCDALPQPPPLEIRKSQMETQKKLSSSGSSPGSAPKVTTFKELRFRNKSTSPPTKVITDPDPDPTVITPDPDILYNLRWRRETAGGDGNQWEYTSQAQAFFMQPPPALTSMAALKEMLQRADKEGGQPELCPSQKIGCSVSDSSLWTLGREWECEEKSEEKEGKEEKEEEEVRGRADGGGTFESRTSAVRSVSFAGSVQRTETSWMGEDVKHPVRALVSAVSVAVEAILAQFSSSRTVVQKALSGDSTINPSLGRLVLQCLCPALHSLLTDGLKPHQSDLIAGRRPNSAWGLVQASTRPGPKTQALFNLQVRVGELPQLRQSKHRFNAFLLGLLNAKLLDFWLSHLQSCSDVLETYYRPTSFMRLSLAPCQPLFEELLLVLQPLSLLTFNLDLLFQHHHLEPDSHSPEIPSPPCQDAGFQLSTEGSQSKITGCRYIESLSEVDFGSPEYQAAKEKLSPLANPKNEGSEESTHSSAAPKQASVSLGQTSPQLLWVQEKEIGELPPPNIEEDSLAQQAGQVIQQGWGAVMRWGGRLSQNLAELSLKKEEMRTDLPDLQVQAGSDFAPVSSGAQVPWGLGRLFGASKSPNSPPGHTPPTRRPSQWLAPGVTALTRMVSSSSTPIIKRAPNPQGESEPESEKDVEALEMKDKPRPLRSVRTLCDHTGSGSELSFCKGEELVVLGGVDQDWIRCRQGDKEGLVPIGYTSLIM, from the exons ATGCTTGCTGGATTGACCCAAGCTGAGCTCCTCAAACTCAGCCCAGAGCTCAGCGTTTGTGTCGGAGGGCTAGAGGATGAAGGCGATGGAGATAGTGCTATCTTGTCCAGGTCTTCGGAGTCACATGAGTTCAGActaagagagaggggggaggaggagagggaataTGACACCAAGTTGATGGCCAGAGATGGCAAGTTCGATGGAGATCGAAGAGTCGATGTAGCTGaagatggcaaaaaaaaagaggaaagtaaagacacacaaagaacCACCTCATTCACTGAGATGgcaaggagaaggaagaggaacagCGGTCTGACCTCCGACTCCTACTACAGCACCGCTTTTAGCAATACACATGCAACCAAAGCAAAGAATATGAGCTTTGAGTCTATACGGTATCCCGCCGGGTTACCAGAttcacctccccctccccctcctcctcgtcccTTACCCCCAATCCCCCCATCTTTGCCACCAGTCAAAGTCAGCACTCTCCCTGCCAACTCTGCACAACCTGAGCGATTTGATTGGCTCATAGCATTCACACCCGATTGTGATGCCCTCccacagcctccacctctgGAAATAAGAAAATCTCAAATGGAAACTCAAAAGAAGCTCAGTTCGTCAGGTTCGTCTCCAGGTTCGGCTCCAAAGGTGACAACTTTTAAAGAGCTGCGTTTCCGCAACAAGAGCACCTCCCCCCCAACAAAGGTGATCACTGACCCAGACCCTGACCCAACAGTTATTACTCCAGACCCAGATATACTGTACAACCTTAGGTggagaagagagacagcaggcGGCGATGGCAACCAATGGGAGTACACCTCTCAGGCTCAGGCCTTCTTCATGCAGCCACCACCTGCCCTCACCTCAATGGCTGCCCTGAAGGAAATGCTCCAGAGAGCTGACAAGGAGGGTGGACAACCGGAGCTGTGCCCATCACAGAAGATTGGCTGCTCAGTCAGTGACAGCAGTCTGTGGACCTTGGGCCGAGAGTGGGAGTGTGAGGAAAAGAGTGAAGAGaaggaagggaaagaagaaaaagaagaggaggaggtgagaggacgAGCGGATGGAGGAGGGACTTTTGAATCAAGAACTTCAG CTGTTCGCAGTGTCTCATTCGCCGGCTCTGTACAGAGGACAGAGACGTCCTGGATGGGCGAAGATGTGAAGCATCCAGTGAGAG CTCTGGTCAGTGCCGTCAGCGTGGCAGTGGAAGCCATTTTGGCCCAGTTCAGTTCTTCCCGGACTGTAGTTCAGAAG gcCTTATCAGGAGACAGCACTATAAATCCATCCCTGGGCCGTCTGGTGCTGCAGTGCCTCTGCCCTGCCCTGCACAGCTTGCTGACCGATGGCTTGAAGCCCCACCAGAGTGACCTGATCGCAGGCAGGAGGCCAAACTCCGCCTGGGGTCTGGTCCAGGCCTCCACCAGGCCAG GTCCAAAAACACAGGCCTTGTTCAACCTCCAAGTTCGAGTCGGAGAGCTGCCCCAGCTCCGACAGTCCAAACACAGGTTCAACGCATTCCTCCTTGGCCTACTGAA TGCCAAGCTTCTTGATTTCTGGCTGTCTCACCTTCAGTCTTGCAGCG atGTGCTGGAGACATATTATCGTCCCACCTCCTTTATGCGTCTGTCGTTGGCCCCCTGCCAGCCTCTGTTCGAGGAGCTGCTCCTCGTGTTGCAGCCTCTCAGCCTGCTGACCTTCAACCTCGACCTACTCTTCCAGCACCACCATTTAGAGCCAGACAGTCACAGTCCAGAGATCCCCAGTCCACCGTGTCAGGATGCTGGGTTCCAGCTCTCAACAGAGGGGTCCCAATCCAAAATCACGGGCTGCAGATATATTGAAAGCCTGTCAGAAGTAGACTTCGGAAGCCCAGAGTATCAGGCAGCCAAAGAGAAATTGTCTCCATTGGCTAATCCAAAGAATGAAGGATCAGAGGAGTCAACACATAGCAGTGCTGCACCCAAACAGGCTTCGGTTAGTCTCGGGCAGACTAGTCCTCAGCTGCTGTGGGTGCAGGAGAAGGAAATTGGAGAGCTACCTCCCCCTAATATTGAGGAAGACAGCCTTGCTCAACAGGCAGGACAG gttATCCAGCAGGGATGGGGGGCTGTGATGCGCTGGGGAGGCAGGCTGAGCCAGAACCTGGCTGAGCTGAGCCTGAAGAAGGAAGAGATGAGGACGGATCTGCCTGATCTCCAGGTCCAGGCAGGAAGTGACTTCGCTCCTGTCAGCAGTGGTGCTCAGGTGCCCTGGGGTCTGGGGCGGCTCTTTGGAGCCTCTAAAAGTCCCAACAGTCCACCAGGTCACACACCACCAACCAG gcgTCCCTCTCAGTGGCTGGCTCCCGGTGTTACCGCACTGACTCGAATGgtgagcagcagctccactccAATAATAAAGAGGGCCCCGAATCCCCAGGGAGAGAGTGAGCCAGAGTCAGAGAAAGATGTTGAAGCACTGGAGATGAAGGACAAACCCAGACCACTCAG GTCAGTCCGAACGCTGTGTGACCACACTGGATCAGGTTCCGAGCTCAGCTTCTGCAAAGGGGAGGAACTTGTGGTGTTAGGAGGAGTCGATCAAGACTGGATTCGCTGTCGTCAGGGAGACAAAGAGGGGCTGGTACCTATTGGCTACACCTCTCTCATCATGTGA
- the rusc1 gene encoding RUN and SH3 domain-containing protein 1 isoform X3, giving the protein MLMPSPSQSPAPYNFWPFYPFQKAVSSPPLSLTQSSQPYFLHTALPSYRPGYCNSQPFADPRPHSHVGRESTDEHCNTQRAPAASSACIHRDDSSSDLSAWFKYQPVVDFGVDSPCDNGNTFNTHRDFASDSMCNFDSLYCSDSEKQNGAHTKSDTPVSGAAEATTPYKNIDVMMTYSNGVSAMGSLHTEKRIHSHTDSSNKARTSKELPPLPTYYLYHPKNCPLHRGAPPRLSPIGALSPPQRSGAPPPGAAGSCLSSPLFPRSHTLPALAAPLYYPNLYPPIPPRAPPLPPKLYQAPPQSRVATVRSVSFAGSVQRTETSWMGEDVKHPVRGLGLSSLCLQEKKALVSAVSVAVEAILAQFSSSRTVVQKALSGDSTINPSLGRLVLQCLCPALHSLLTDGLKPHQSDLIAGRRPNSAWGLVQASTRPGPKTQALFNLQVRVGELPQLRQSKHRFNAFLLGLLNAKLLDFWLSHLQSCSDVLETYYRPTSFMRLSLAPCQPLFEELLLVLQPLSLLTFNLDLLFQHHHLEPDSHSPEIPSPPCQDAGFQLSTEGSQSKITGCRYIESLSEVDFGSPEYQAAKEKLSPLANPKNEGSEESTHSSAAPKQASVSLGQTSPQLLWVQEKEIGELPPPNIEEDSLAQQAGQVIQQGWGAVMRWGGRLSQNLAELSLKKEEMRTDLPDLQVQAGSDFAPVSSGAQVPWGLGRLFGASKSPNSPPGHTPPTRRPSQWLAPGVTALTRMVSSSSTPIIKRAPNPQGESEPESEKDVEALEMKDKPRPLRSVRTLCDHTGSGSELSFCKGEELVVLGGVDQDWIRCRQGDKEGLVPIGYTSLIM; this is encoded by the exons ATGCTTATGCCCTCTCCATCCCAATCTCCCGCACCTTACAATTTTTGGCCTTTTTACCCTTTCCAAAAAGCAGTTTCCTCCCCCCCACTCTCCCTCACCCAGTCCTCCCAGCCCTACTTCCTCCACACTGCCCTCCCCTCCTATCGCCCAGGCTACTGTAACTCCCAGCCCTTTGCAGATCCCAGACCCCACAGCCATGTAGGCAGGGAGTCCACAGACGagcactgcaacacacagcGGGCCCCTGCTGCCAGCTCAGCTTGTATCCACAGAGATGATTCCAGCAGTGATTTAAGCGCTTGGTTTAAATACCAACCTGTGGTGGATTTCGGTGTAGACTCTCCTTGTGATAATGGGAATacctttaacacacacagggacTTTGCGTCTGACTCCATGTGCAATTTTGACTCTCTCTACTGCAGTGACTCAGAGAAGCAGAATGGCGCACACACTAAGTCAGACACACCTGTTAGTGGCGCCGCAGAGGCCACCACCCCGTATAAGAACATTGATGTCATGATGACGTATTCAAACGGTGTCAGTGCTATGGGCTCACTGCATACAGAAAAGCGCATACACtcgcacacagacagcagcaacaaggcccGGACATCTAAAGAGCTTCCTCCTCTACCCACATATTACCTGTACCACCCTAAAAACTGCCCTCTACATCGGGGTGCCCCTCCTCGTCTCTCCCCTATCGGagccctctctcctccccagcGCTCCGGAGCGCCCCCTCCTGGCGCAGCAGGCTCTTGCCTCAGCTCCCCGCTTTTCCCCCGCTCTCACACCTTGCCTGCCCTCGCTGCTCCCCTCTACTATCCAAACCTCTACCCTCCTATACCGCCCAGGGCTCCCCCCCTACCCCCAAAACTGTACCAGGCTCCTCCGCAGTCACGCGTGGCGA CTGTTCGCAGTGTCTCATTCGCCGGCTCTGTACAGAGGACAGAGACGTCCTGGATGGGCGAAGATGTGAAGCATCCAGTGAGAGGTCTGggcctgtcctctctgtgcctgcaggaaaaaaaag CTCTGGTCAGTGCCGTCAGCGTGGCAGTGGAAGCCATTTTGGCCCAGTTCAGTTCTTCCCGGACTGTAGTTCAGAAG gcCTTATCAGGAGACAGCACTATAAATCCATCCCTGGGCCGTCTGGTGCTGCAGTGCCTCTGCCCTGCCCTGCACAGCTTGCTGACCGATGGCTTGAAGCCCCACCAGAGTGACCTGATCGCAGGCAGGAGGCCAAACTCCGCCTGGGGTCTGGTCCAGGCCTCCACCAGGCCAG GTCCAAAAACACAGGCCTTGTTCAACCTCCAAGTTCGAGTCGGAGAGCTGCCCCAGCTCCGACAGTCCAAACACAGGTTCAACGCATTCCTCCTTGGCCTACTGAA TGCCAAGCTTCTTGATTTCTGGCTGTCTCACCTTCAGTCTTGCAGCG atGTGCTGGAGACATATTATCGTCCCACCTCCTTTATGCGTCTGTCGTTGGCCCCCTGCCAGCCTCTGTTCGAGGAGCTGCTCCTCGTGTTGCAGCCTCTCAGCCTGCTGACCTTCAACCTCGACCTACTCTTCCAGCACCACCATTTAGAGCCAGACAGTCACAGTCCAGAGATCCCCAGTCCACCGTGTCAGGATGCTGGGTTCCAGCTCTCAACAGAGGGGTCCCAATCCAAAATCACGGGCTGCAGATATATTGAAAGCCTGTCAGAAGTAGACTTCGGAAGCCCAGAGTATCAGGCAGCCAAAGAGAAATTGTCTCCATTGGCTAATCCAAAGAATGAAGGATCAGAGGAGTCAACACATAGCAGTGCTGCACCCAAACAGGCTTCGGTTAGTCTCGGGCAGACTAGTCCTCAGCTGCTGTGGGTGCAGGAGAAGGAAATTGGAGAGCTACCTCCCCCTAATATTGAGGAAGACAGCCTTGCTCAACAGGCAGGACAG gttATCCAGCAGGGATGGGGGGCTGTGATGCGCTGGGGAGGCAGGCTGAGCCAGAACCTGGCTGAGCTGAGCCTGAAGAAGGAAGAGATGAGGACGGATCTGCCTGATCTCCAGGTCCAGGCAGGAAGTGACTTCGCTCCTGTCAGCAGTGGTGCTCAGGTGCCCTGGGGTCTGGGGCGGCTCTTTGGAGCCTCTAAAAGTCCCAACAGTCCACCAGGTCACACACCACCAACCAG gcgTCCCTCTCAGTGGCTGGCTCCCGGTGTTACCGCACTGACTCGAATGgtgagcagcagctccactccAATAATAAAGAGGGCCCCGAATCCCCAGGGAGAGAGTGAGCCAGAGTCAGAGAAAGATGTTGAAGCACTGGAGATGAAGGACAAACCCAGACCACTCAG GTCAGTCCGAACGCTGTGTGACCACACTGGATCAGGTTCCGAGCTCAGCTTCTGCAAAGGGGAGGAACTTGTGGTGTTAGGAGGAGTCGATCAAGACTGGATTCGCTGTCGTCAGGGAGACAAAGAGGGGCTGGTACCTATTGGCTACACCTCTCTCATCATGTGA
- the rusc1 gene encoding RUN and SH3 domain-containing protein 1 isoform X2 translates to MLMPSPSQSPAPYNFWPFYPFQKAVSSPPLSLTQSSQPYFLHTALPSYRPGYCNSQPFADPRPHSHVGRESTDEHCNTQRAPAASSACIHRDDSSSDLSAWFKYQPVVDFGVDSPCDNGNTFNTHRDFASDSMCNFDSLYCSDSEKQNGAHTKSDTPVSGAAEATTPYKNIDVMMTYSNGVSAMGSLHTEKRIHSHTDSSNKARTSKELPPLPTYYLYHPKNCPLHRGAPPRLSPIGALSPPQRSGAPPPGAAGSCLSSPLFPRSHTLPALAAPLYYPNLYPPIPPRAPPLPPKLYQAPPQSRVATVRSVSFAGSVQRTETSWMGEDVKHPVRGLGLSSLCLQEKKALVSAVSVAVEAILAQFSSSRTVVQKSLSVNKALSGDSTINPSLGRLVLQCLCPALHSLLTDGLKPHQSDLIAGRRPNSAWGLVQASTRPGPKTQALFNLQVRVGELPQLRQSKHRFNAFLLGLLNAKLLDFWLSHLQSCSDVLETYYRPTSFMRLSLAPCQPLFEELLLVLQPLSLLTFNLDLLFQHHHLEPDSHSPEIPSPPCQDAGFQLSTEGSQSKITGCRYIESLSEVDFGSPEYQAAKEKLSPLANPKNEGSEESTHSSAAPKQASVSLGQTSPQLLWVQEKEIGELPPPNIEEDSLAQQAGQVIQQGWGAVMRWGGRLSQNLAELSLKKEEMRTDLPDLQVQAGSDFAPVSSGAQVPWGLGRLFGASKSPNSPPGHTPPTRRPSQWLAPGVTALTRMVSSSSTPIIKRAPNPQGESEPESEKDVEALEMKDKPRPLRSVRTLCDHTGSGSELSFCKGEELVVLGGVDQDWIRCRQGDKEGLVPIGYTSLIM, encoded by the exons ATGCTTATGCCCTCTCCATCCCAATCTCCCGCACCTTACAATTTTTGGCCTTTTTACCCTTTCCAAAAAGCAGTTTCCTCCCCCCCACTCTCCCTCACCCAGTCCTCCCAGCCCTACTTCCTCCACACTGCCCTCCCCTCCTATCGCCCAGGCTACTGTAACTCCCAGCCCTTTGCAGATCCCAGACCCCACAGCCATGTAGGCAGGGAGTCCACAGACGagcactgcaacacacagcGGGCCCCTGCTGCCAGCTCAGCTTGTATCCACAGAGATGATTCCAGCAGTGATTTAAGCGCTTGGTTTAAATACCAACCTGTGGTGGATTTCGGTGTAGACTCTCCTTGTGATAATGGGAATacctttaacacacacagggacTTTGCGTCTGACTCCATGTGCAATTTTGACTCTCTCTACTGCAGTGACTCAGAGAAGCAGAATGGCGCACACACTAAGTCAGACACACCTGTTAGTGGCGCCGCAGAGGCCACCACCCCGTATAAGAACATTGATGTCATGATGACGTATTCAAACGGTGTCAGTGCTATGGGCTCACTGCATACAGAAAAGCGCATACACtcgcacacagacagcagcaacaaggcccGGACATCTAAAGAGCTTCCTCCTCTACCCACATATTACCTGTACCACCCTAAAAACTGCCCTCTACATCGGGGTGCCCCTCCTCGTCTCTCCCCTATCGGagccctctctcctccccagcGCTCCGGAGCGCCCCCTCCTGGCGCAGCAGGCTCTTGCCTCAGCTCCCCGCTTTTCCCCCGCTCTCACACCTTGCCTGCCCTCGCTGCTCCCCTCTACTATCCAAACCTCTACCCTCCTATACCGCCCAGGGCTCCCCCCCTACCCCCAAAACTGTACCAGGCTCCTCCGCAGTCACGCGTGGCGA CTGTTCGCAGTGTCTCATTCGCCGGCTCTGTACAGAGGACAGAGACGTCCTGGATGGGCGAAGATGTGAAGCATCCAGTGAGAGGTCTGggcctgtcctctctgtgcctgcaggaaaaaaaag CTCTGGTCAGTGCCGTCAGCGTGGCAGTGGAAGCCATTTTGGCCCAGTTCAGTTCTTCCCGGACTGTAGTTCAGAAG tctctctcagTTAACAAG gcCTTATCAGGAGACAGCACTATAAATCCATCCCTGGGCCGTCTGGTGCTGCAGTGCCTCTGCCCTGCCCTGCACAGCTTGCTGACCGATGGCTTGAAGCCCCACCAGAGTGACCTGATCGCAGGCAGGAGGCCAAACTCCGCCTGGGGTCTGGTCCAGGCCTCCACCAGGCCAG GTCCAAAAACACAGGCCTTGTTCAACCTCCAAGTTCGAGTCGGAGAGCTGCCCCAGCTCCGACAGTCCAAACACAGGTTCAACGCATTCCTCCTTGGCCTACTGAA TGCCAAGCTTCTTGATTTCTGGCTGTCTCACCTTCAGTCTTGCAGCG atGTGCTGGAGACATATTATCGTCCCACCTCCTTTATGCGTCTGTCGTTGGCCCCCTGCCAGCCTCTGTTCGAGGAGCTGCTCCTCGTGTTGCAGCCTCTCAGCCTGCTGACCTTCAACCTCGACCTACTCTTCCAGCACCACCATTTAGAGCCAGACAGTCACAGTCCAGAGATCCCCAGTCCACCGTGTCAGGATGCTGGGTTCCAGCTCTCAACAGAGGGGTCCCAATCCAAAATCACGGGCTGCAGATATATTGAAAGCCTGTCAGAAGTAGACTTCGGAAGCCCAGAGTATCAGGCAGCCAAAGAGAAATTGTCTCCATTGGCTAATCCAAAGAATGAAGGATCAGAGGAGTCAACACATAGCAGTGCTGCACCCAAACAGGCTTCGGTTAGTCTCGGGCAGACTAGTCCTCAGCTGCTGTGGGTGCAGGAGAAGGAAATTGGAGAGCTACCTCCCCCTAATATTGAGGAAGACAGCCTTGCTCAACAGGCAGGACAG gttATCCAGCAGGGATGGGGGGCTGTGATGCGCTGGGGAGGCAGGCTGAGCCAGAACCTGGCTGAGCTGAGCCTGAAGAAGGAAGAGATGAGGACGGATCTGCCTGATCTCCAGGTCCAGGCAGGAAGTGACTTCGCTCCTGTCAGCAGTGGTGCTCAGGTGCCCTGGGGTCTGGGGCGGCTCTTTGGAGCCTCTAAAAGTCCCAACAGTCCACCAGGTCACACACCACCAACCAG gcgTCCCTCTCAGTGGCTGGCTCCCGGTGTTACCGCACTGACTCGAATGgtgagcagcagctccactccAATAATAAAGAGGGCCCCGAATCCCCAGGGAGAGAGTGAGCCAGAGTCAGAGAAAGATGTTGAAGCACTGGAGATGAAGGACAAACCCAGACCACTCAG GTCAGTCCGAACGCTGTGTGACCACACTGGATCAGGTTCCGAGCTCAGCTTCTGCAAAGGGGAGGAACTTGTGGTGTTAGGAGGAGTCGATCAAGACTGGATTCGCTGTCGTCAGGGAGACAAAGAGGGGCTGGTACCTATTGGCTACACCTCTCTCATCATGTGA